Proteins from a single region of Rhodospirillales bacterium:
- a CDS encoding haloacid dehalogenase type II, whose translation MTEEQRPIGCVFDAYGTLFNVAAATQRCRDALGPSADAFAALWRSKQLEYSWLRSLRGDYIDFWRVTGQSLDFALASFGIDDPALRSRLMELYFVLATYPEVSGVVQTLRAAGLKTAILSNGSPNMLTAAVQSGGLIGLFDAIISADAAGIFKPSPKVYDLAVERLRAPAERLWFVSSNYWDVSGAAAFGFRVVWVNRAGARRDPLPGVPEHEIASLEALPALIEDAGGAREPANPVD comes from the coding sequence ATGACGGAGGAGCAGCGGCCGATCGGCTGCGTATTCGATGCCTATGGAACCCTCTTCAACGTAGCGGCCGCGACCCAGCGCTGCCGCGACGCCCTCGGGCCAAGCGCCGATGCATTCGCCGCCCTGTGGCGCAGCAAACAGCTCGAATACTCATGGTTGCGCAGCCTTCGCGGCGATTACATCGATTTTTGGCGCGTCACCGGACAGAGCCTCGACTTTGCGCTGGCATCGTTCGGAATTGACGATCCGGCGCTGCGCTCGCGGCTGATGGAGCTCTATTTCGTCCTTGCCACCTATCCGGAAGTTTCCGGCGTCGTTCAAACGCTTCGTGCCGCCGGCCTGAAAACGGCGATCCTCTCGAACGGTTCGCCCAACATGCTCACCGCCGCCGTGCAGTCCGGCGGTCTGATCGGCCTGTTCGACGCGATCATCTCCGCCGATGCCGCCGGAATCTTCAAGCCCAGCCCGAAGGTGTACGACCTCGCCGTCGAGCGCCTGCGCGCCCCGGCGGAACGCCTGTGGTTCGTCTCGTCGAACTACTGGGATGTCTCGGGCGCGGCGGCCTTCGGCTTTCGTGTCGTTTGGGTCAACCGTGCCGGCGCCAGGCGCGATCCGCTTCCCGGCGTCCCGGAACACGAAATCGCTTCGCTCGAAGCGCTGCCCGCCCTGATCGAGGACGCCGGCGGCGCGCGTGAGCCGGCGAACCCGGTGGACTGA
- a CDS encoding (2Fe-2S)-binding protein, whose translation MVTLDINGTVHQIDADPEMPLLWALRDKLGLTGTKYGCGIAECGACVVHLDGEPVPSCQTPVSAAEGMHITTIEGVSGPEAEAVKSAWARLDVPQCGYCQPGQVMAAVALLRSNPQPGDAEIDAAMTRHLCRCATYQRIRAGVHAAADQLG comes from the coding sequence ATGGTCACACTGGATATCAACGGGACCGTCCATCAAATCGACGCAGATCCGGAGATGCCGCTGCTCTGGGCCCTGCGCGACAAGCTCGGACTGACGGGAACCAAATATGGCTGCGGCATCGCCGAGTGCGGCGCCTGCGTCGTTCACCTCGACGGTGAGCCTGTGCCGTCCTGCCAGACGCCGGTTTCGGCGGCGGAGGGCATGCATATTACCACAATTGAGGGTGTGAGCGGACCCGAGGCGGAAGCGGTGAAGTCCGCCTGGGCGAGGCTCGACGTCCCGCAGTGCGGCTACTGCCAGCCGGGACAGGTCATGGCGGCGGTGGCGCTGCTGAGGAGCAACCCGCAGCCCGGCGATGCCGAGATTGATGCCGCGATGACCCGCCATCTCTGCCGCTGCGCCACCTATCAGCGCATCCGCGCCGGCGTGCATGCCGCCGCGGATCAGTTGGGATAG
- a CDS encoding SBBP repeat-containing protein, giving the protein MVGVSGGGLSFIIKLDADGHFLWKRSIGGASSDQASGVACDEAGNAYVVGDTWFSGRRHTPYETAWAVKFDGDGHRLWKQTFVDPDADRDAAAVAADAEGNIVIVGRASTHYPYASWIARVNTDGQILWQNVFGIRTTVGDGYGVAVDTAGNAYVASRQLLNVGSHQDDFVVLDKYAP; this is encoded by the coding sequence GTGGTCGGGGTCAGCGGCGGCGGGCTCAGCTTCATCATCAAGCTCGATGCCGACGGGCACTTCCTTTGGAAACGCAGTATCGGCGGAGCCTCGAGTGATCAGGCGAGCGGCGTCGCCTGCGACGAGGCTGGAAACGCCTACGTCGTCGGCGATACCTGGTTTTCCGGTCGCAGGCACACACCCTACGAAACAGCCTGGGCGGTGAAGTTCGACGGCGACGGGCACCGGCTGTGGAAACAGACGTTCGTCGATCCCGACGCCGACCGCGATGCGGCCGCCGTTGCCGCTGACGCCGAAGGCAACATCGTCATCGTGGGTAGGGCAAGTACGCACTATCCCTACGCGAGCTGGATTGCGAGGGTGAACACCGACGGGCAAATTCTCTGGCAGAATGTGTTCGGGATCAGAACTACCGTAGGCGACGGATATGGCGTCGCTGTCGACACCGCCGGCAATGCCTACGTCGCGAGCCGCCAGTTGCTCAATGTTGGCTCTCACCAGGACGATTTCGTGGTCCTCGACAAGTACGCACCATGA
- the alkB gene encoding DNA oxidative demethylase AlkB, with amino-acid sequence MADLFTDASYHAPARRVSLAEGAVLLGGFARPDERALLDAVAAVAAAAPLRHMVTPGGYRMSVAMTNCGAAGWITDRAGYRYEMIDPDSGRTWPAMPQAFTDLARRAAAAAGFDDFAADACLINRYEPGAKLSLHQDRNERDRSAPIVSVSLGLGVVFLFGGPRRSQRPQRIPLAHGDVVVWGGPARMAFHGVLPLADGEHPLVGRARINLTFRRAL; translated from the coding sequence ATGGCTGATCTGTTCACTGACGCATCGTACCACGCGCCTGCTCGCCGCGTTTCGCTAGCCGAGGGCGCGGTGCTGCTCGGTGGCTTCGCCCGGCCGGACGAACGGGCGCTGCTGGATGCGGTCGCGGCGGTGGCGGCGGCGGCACCCTTGCGCCACATGGTCACACCCGGCGGATACCGCATGTCGGTCGCGATGACCAACTGCGGCGCTGCCGGCTGGATCACCGATCGCGCTGGCTACCGCTACGAAATGATCGATCCGGACAGCGGCCGAACGTGGCCGGCGATGCCGCAGGCATTCACCGATCTCGCTCGGCGTGCCGCCGCCGCCGCCGGTTTTGACGACTTCGCTGCGGATGCCTGCCTGATCAATCGCTATGAGCCGGGCGCCAAGCTCTCGCTGCACCAGGACCGCAACGAGCGGGACCGAAGCGCGCCAATTGTCTCGGTCTCACTGGGGCTGGGCGTCGTTTTCCTCTTCGGTGGGCCTCGCCGCTCGCAACGGCCGCAACGCATCCCACTCGCCCACGGCGACGTCGTCGTCTGGGGAGGCCCGGCGCGCATGGCCTTCCACGGCGTTCTGCCGCTGGCCGACGGCGAGCATCCGCTGGTCGGCCGCGCCCGGATCAACCTGACGTTCCGGCGGGCCTTGTGA
- a CDS encoding 2OG-Fe(II) oxygenase — MSGIARVTGAAGTDGACRIGALDWESVCSALDAEGWARVEALLTAEECRAIADLYEHGQHFRSQVVMARHGFGQGEYKYFSYPLPAIVATLRESIYPQLVPVANRWNERMGLAQRYPENLAAMLDRCHQAGQSRPTPLLLRYRAGDYNCLHQDLYGEHIFLLQVAILLSTPDSDFTGGEFVLTEQRPRAQSRVSVVSLNRGDAVVFAVHHRPTRGRRGEHRVVMRHGVSTVRSGQRLACGLIFHDAA, encoded by the coding sequence ATGAGCGGGATCGCCCGCGTCACTGGCGCGGCCGGCACCGACGGGGCATGCCGGATCGGTGCGCTGGACTGGGAGAGCGTGTGTTCGGCGCTGGACGCCGAGGGTTGGGCGCGCGTCGAAGCACTCCTGACGGCGGAGGAATGCAGAGCGATCGCTGATCTTTACGAGCACGGCCAGCACTTCCGCAGCCAGGTGGTGATGGCGCGCCACGGGTTCGGTCAGGGTGAGTACAAATATTTCTCCTACCCATTACCGGCGATCGTGGCAACGCTGAGAGAGTCGATCTATCCTCAACTGGTGCCGGTCGCCAACCGATGGAACGAGCGGATGGGTCTCGCTCAGCGTTATCCCGAAAATCTTGCGGCAATGCTTGATCGTTGCCATCAGGCCGGGCAGTCGCGACCGACACCCCTGCTGCTGCGCTACCGAGCGGGCGATTACAACTGCCTGCACCAGGACCTTTACGGTGAGCATATCTTTTTGCTGCAGGTGGCGATCTTGCTGTCGACGCCGGACAGCGACTTTACCGGCGGCGAGTTCGTGCTTACCGAGCAGCGCCCGCGTGCCCAGTCGCGCGTCAGCGTTGTCTCGCTCAATCGCGGGGACGCGGTTGTCTTCGCCGTGCACCATCGTCCGACCCGAGGTCGCAGGGGCGAGCACCGGGTGGTCATGCGCCATGGTGTCAGCACCGTGCGCTCCGGACAGCGCCTCGCGTGCGGGCTGATCTTCCATGACGCTGCCTGA
- a CDS encoding CinA family protein, giving the protein MFDQPLLDLATDVLDACRARHLTVATAESCTGGLVAGCLTAIAGSSAVFDRGFVTYSNAAKTALLGVPADLLARRGAVDEAVARAMAEGALAAAGVDVTVAVTGIAGPDGGSAARPVGLVHFAAARTDAPTLHERHIFPGDRAGVRRATLETALHLLIRRIA; this is encoded by the coding sequence ATGTTCGATCAGCCGCTGCTCGACCTCGCGACCGACGTTCTCGATGCCTGCCGCGCGCGCCACCTGACCGTGGCGACGGCGGAATCGTGCACCGGCGGCCTGGTCGCCGGCTGCCTGACGGCGATCGCCGGGTCCTCGGCGGTCTTCGACCGCGGCTTCGTGACCTACTCGAACGCGGCGAAGACGGCGCTGCTCGGCGTTCCCGCGGACCTGCTCGCCCGACGCGGCGCCGTCGACGAAGCGGTCGCGCGGGCGATGGCGGAAGGCGCGCTCGCTGCCGCCGGCGTCGACGTCACCGTCGCCGTGACCGGCATCGCCGGCCCGGACGGCGGCTCGGCCGCGCGGCCCGTCGGCCTCGTCCATTTCGCCGCCGCGCGCACGGACGCGCCGACGCTGCACGAACGCCACATCTTTCCCGGTGACCGGGCGGGCGTGCGCAGGGCGACGCTCGAAACGGCGCTGCACCTTTTGATCAGGCGGATCGCCTGA
- a CDS encoding SBBP repeat-containing protein, whose amino-acid sequence MNGNKATRAAAGALIIAAGLALAAPAARADDPIWVKQISSGPVIYKGLNVYAEAVATDADGNIVVAGRTDGSVIGYNKGELDAWVAKFDANGQELWKHQPGTAGNDDARAVATDVSGNVYVAGYTPSSLYPGADPWVIKFDADGHYLWKRQPGTSENDFAAGIATDSAGNVVVVGYTEGALGGAKKGGQYDSDAWVIKYDTDGHLLWKRQPGTAQPDQASGVAIDADGSIYVAGSTQGALGGSQKGASDIFVIKFDADGHYLWKRQPAQATRYTGAAVTTDGAGNVYLLGTATTADGKVEDQDFQVIKFDGDGRTLWKRLPGTARSDYAHGAATDPFGNLYVVGNNYISRGNGISIALVLKVDPDGHWVRLPNPYFYSPEQGFATGVATDADGNAYVVGWTSGILGSAAPASDDAFIAKYAPAVAP is encoded by the coding sequence ATGAACGGGAACAAAGCTACGCGCGCCGCCGCGGGCGCGCTGATCATCGCGGCGGGCCTCGCGCTCGCCGCGCCGGCGGCGCGGGCGGACGATCCGATATGGGTCAAGCAAATCAGTTCGGGGCCGGTTATCTATAAGGGGTTGAATGTCTATGCGGAGGCGGTGGCCACGGATGCCGATGGCAATATCGTCGTCGCCGGCAGGACCGATGGCTCGGTCATCGGCTACAACAAGGGGGAATTAGACGCCTGGGTGGCGAAGTTCGATGCCAACGGGCAGGAGCTGTGGAAGCATCAACCCGGCACCGCTGGCAACGACGATGCACGCGCCGTGGCCACGGATGTGAGCGGAAACGTCTACGTCGCCGGCTACACGCCCAGCTCCCTCTACCCGGGGGCAGACCCGTGGGTGATCAAGTTCGATGCCGACGGCCATTACCTGTGGAAACGCCAGCCCGGAACCAGTGAAAACGACTTTGCCGCCGGCATCGCCACCGATTCTGCCGGCAACGTTGTCGTCGTCGGCTACACTGAGGGCGCGCTCGGCGGTGCCAAGAAGGGAGGGCAATACGATTCCGACGCCTGGGTGATCAAGTACGACACCGACGGCCATCTGTTATGGAAGCGTCAGCCCGGAACCGCTCAGCCCGACCAAGCGAGCGGTGTCGCCATCGACGCCGACGGCAGCATCTACGTTGCCGGGAGTACCCAGGGCGCGCTCGGCGGCAGCCAAAAGGGCGCCTCGGACATCTTCGTGATCAAGTTCGATGCCGATGGACATTACCTGTGGAAGCGCCAGCCGGCACAAGCAACGCGGTACACCGGAGCGGCTGTCACCACCGACGGCGCTGGCAACGTCTACCTCCTTGGCACCGCCACCACTGCGGACGGGAAAGTGGAGGATCAGGATTTTCAGGTGATCAAGTTCGATGGCGACGGTCGAACGCTGTGGAAGCGGCTGCCTGGAACCGCCCGGAGTGATTATGCCCACGGTGCCGCGACCGACCCGTTCGGCAATCTCTACGTCGTCGGCAATAATTATATCTCCAGGGGCAACGGAATATCGATCGCCCTTGTACTGAAAGTCGACCCCGATGGGCACTGGGTGAGGCTGCCTAACCCTTATTTTTATTCGCCGGAACAGGGCTTCGCGACCGGCGTAGCCACCGATGCGGACGGCAATGCTTACGTCGTCGGCTGGACGTCCGGCATACTCGGCAGCGCCGCTCCGGCCAGCGATGACGCCTTCATCGCCAAGTACGCGCCGGCCGTGGCGCCGTGA
- a CDS encoding type II toxin-antitoxin system RatA family toxin, giving the protein MPTHGERRTLPYTREQMFDLVADVERYPEFLPWCLACRIRRKITPDLFVADLMIGFKMFRERFASEVTLSRPGRVDVVYREGPFRHLTNHWNFTEDERGRCVIDFYIDFEFRSKTLQKVIGKLFNEAVQRMVNAFEKRATQLYGPGQVGEDPPAEPTVSPEASPPGTVPPGA; this is encoded by the coding sequence ATGCCGACCCATGGCGAACGGCGGACCCTTCCCTATACGCGCGAGCAGATGTTCGATCTGGTGGCCGATGTCGAGCGCTATCCGGAATTCCTGCCGTGGTGCCTTGCCTGCCGCATCCGCCGGAAGATCACGCCCGACCTTTTCGTCGCCGATCTGATGATCGGCTTCAAGATGTTCCGCGAGCGGTTCGCCTCGGAGGTGACGCTGAGCCGGCCGGGACGGGTCGACGTCGTCTATCGCGAGGGCCCGTTCCGTCACCTGACCAACCACTGGAACTTCACCGAGGACGAGCGCGGACGCTGCGTCATCGATTTCTACATCGACTTCGAGTTCCGCTCGAAGACCTTGCAGAAGGTCATCGGCAAGCTGTTCAACGAGGCGGTGCAGCGGATGGTCAACGCCTTCGAGAAGCGGGCGACGCAGCTCTACGGTCCGGGACAGGTGGGCGAGGACCCGCCTGCGGAACCGACTGTTTCCCCCGAAGCTTCTCCTCCCGGAACCGTCCCCCCCGGCGCCTGA
- the lipA gene encoding lipoyl synthase, translating into MHAMSIDAAAPRHPEKINRPDNPSPRKPAWIRVKAPTSPGYGETHRIIREHKLHTVCEEAGCPNIGECWAKKHATVMILGDICTRACAFCNVATGKPGAVDALEPENLAITVSKLGLAHVVITSVDRDDLDDGGAGQFVRCIEAIRATSPGTTIEILTPDFRRKDGAIERVAAAGPDVYNHNLETAPRLYPTIRPGARYDHSLHLLGRVKEVDPRLFTKSGIMVGLGEQRSEVFQVMDDLRAAGVDFLTIGQYLQPTLKHAAVDRYVAPEEFEEYKQVGEAKGFLMVASSPLTRSSYHADRDFAALRDARRARVARG; encoded by the coding sequence ATGCATGCCATGAGCATCGATGCCGCCGCCCCCCGCCATCCCGAGAAGATAAATCGCCCGGACAACCCGTCACCGCGCAAGCCGGCGTGGATCCGGGTCAAGGCGCCGACCTCGCCGGGGTACGGCGAGACCCACCGGATCATCCGTGAGCACAAGCTGCACACCGTCTGCGAGGAGGCGGGTTGCCCCAACATCGGCGAATGCTGGGCGAAGAAGCACGCGACAGTGATGATTCTCGGCGATATCTGCACCAGGGCCTGCGCCTTCTGCAACGTCGCCACCGGCAAGCCCGGCGCCGTCGATGCGCTGGAGCCGGAAAACCTCGCGATCACGGTGAGCAAGCTCGGCCTCGCTCACGTGGTGATCACCTCGGTTGACCGCGACGACCTCGACGACGGCGGGGCCGGGCAGTTCGTCCGCTGCATCGAGGCGATTCGCGCCACGTCGCCGGGCACGACGATCGAGATCCTCACTCCCGATTTCCGCCGCAAGGACGGTGCGATCGAGCGCGTCGCCGCAGCCGGGCCGGACGTCTACAACCACAACCTTGAGACCGCGCCGCGGCTTTATCCGACCATCCGTCCTGGCGCCCGCTACGACCATTCGCTGCACCTGCTCGGCCGGGTCAAGGAGGTCGATCCACGCTTGTTCACCAAGTCCGGCATCATGGTCGGGCTCGGCGAGCAGCGCTCCGAGGTGTTCCAGGTGATGGACGACCTGCGCGCGGCTGGCGTCGACTTCCTGACCATCGGCCAGTACCTGCAGCCCACCTTGAAGCACGCGGCCGTCGATCGCTACGTTGCTCCCGAGGAGTTCGAAGAGTACAAGCAAGTGGGGGAGGCAAAAGGATTTCTGATGGTCGCCTCGTCGCCGCTCACCCGCTCTTCGTACCACGCCGACCGGGATTTCGCCGCTCTGCGGGACGCGCGCCGGGCCCGCGTGGCGCGCGGCTAA
- a CDS encoding SBBP repeat-containing protein, which produces MNGSKGVRAAAGALVFAAGLALAAPAARAEDPVSSWMFGSQWGAGDSPDGVAVDASGNIYIVGTTGGNLGGKFKGANDAFVIKLDADGNILWKRQPGTPWSDGAFGLTIDPVGNVYVVGGTQGAIGDIEHHSAGNNGHLDPFVIKYDATDGHVLWKRQPGTSTEDWAYSVASDRAGNVFVVGSTNGALAGAQKGLSDAFVIKFDADGHYLWKRQPGTVGDEAAWGAATDPAGNVYVVGRSRGGLGGAIKGELDGFIIKLDADGHFLWKRSIGGASSDQASGVACDEAGNAYVVGDTWFSGRRHTPYETAWAVKFDGDGHRLWKQTFVDPDADRDAAAVAADAEGNIVIVGRASTHYPYASWIARVNTDGQILWQNVFGIGTTVGDGYGVAVDTAGNAYVASRQLLNVGSHQDDFVVLDKYAP; this is translated from the coding sequence ATGAACGGGAGCAAGGGCGTGCGCGCCGCCGCGGGCGCGCTGGTCTTCGCGGCGGGCCTCGCGCTCGCCGCGCCGGCGGCGCGGGCCGAGGATCCGGTTTCGAGCTGGATGTTCGGCAGCCAGTGGGGGGCCGGCGATAGTCCAGACGGCGTTGCCGTCGATGCGAGCGGCAACATTTATATCGTCGGCACAACCGGCGGCAATTTGGGCGGCAAGTTCAAAGGTGCGAACGATGCCTTCGTGATCAAGCTCGATGCCGATGGAAATATCCTGTGGAAGCGCCAGCCGGGCACGCCGTGGTCCGACGGAGCCTTCGGCCTCACCATCGATCCCGTCGGCAACGTCTACGTCGTTGGTGGAACCCAGGGCGCGATCGGCGACATCGAACACCACAGCGCGGGGAATAATGGCCATTTAGACCCCTTCGTGATCAAGTACGATGCTACCGACGGGCACGTGCTCTGGAAGCGCCAGCCGGGCACCAGCACAGAGGACTGGGCCTATAGCGTAGCCAGCGATCGCGCCGGTAACGTGTTTGTTGTCGGTAGCACAAATGGCGCTCTTGCGGGCGCCCAAAAGGGTTTGAGCGACGCATTCGTCATCAAATTCGACGCCGACGGGCATTATCTGTGGAAGCGCCAGCCGGGTACGGTGGGGGACGAAGCTGCGTGGGGGGCTGCCACCGATCCGGCCGGGAACGTCTATGTGGTCGGGCGCAGCCGCGGTGGGCTCGGCGGCGCCATCAAGGGCGAGCTCGACGGCTTCATCATCAAGCTCGATGCCGACGGGCACTTCCTTTGGAAACGCAGTATCGGCGGAGCCTCGAGTGATCAGGCGAGCGGCGTCGCCTGCGACGAGGCTGGAAACGCCTACGTCGTCGGCGATACCTGGTTTTCCGGTCGCAGGCACACACCCTACGAAACAGCCTGGGCGGTGAAGTTCGACGGCGACGGGCACCGGCTGTGGAAACAGACGTTTGTCGATCCCGACGCCGACCGCGATGCGGCCGCCGTTGCCGCTGACGCCGAAGGCAACATCGTCATCGTGGGTAGGGCAAGTACGCACTATCCCTACGCGAGCTGGATTGCGAGGGTGAACACCGACGGGCAAATTCTCTGGCAGAATGTGTTCGGGATCGGAACTACCGTAGGCGACGGATATGGCGTCGCTGTCGACACCGCCGGCAATGCCTACGTCGCGAGCCGCCAGTTGCTCAATGTTGGCTCTCACCAGGACGATTTCGTGGTCCTTGACAAGTACGCACCATGA
- a CDS encoding GntP family permease translates to MLLFLLLAAAIAFIIFATARLKLHPFLALLIAAFGFGILSGMPLADVVKSVNDGFGGTIGYIGIVILAGAIIGAFLEQSGGAFRLAESVLKITGRKNVPGAMSIMGYIVSIPVFCDSGFILLSPLNKALCRRAGISIAASAIALSLGLYATHTMVPPTPGPIAAAGIIKADIGLVILWGMFVAAIACIGGWLFAVTVARRVEIAPDKPGEAPPPLPAMEDSPSAFTSLMPILIPILLIVLRSIAEFPTKPLGEGVVLKVLGFAGQPVVALLLGVALALLLPKKLERAMLSDKGLVGKAILDAAIIIIITGAGGAFGKVLQNSGIAAVVGNTLTHTPLGVLLPLVVAAGIKTAQGSSTVAIITTAGLMAPLLTPLGLDGETAKALVVVAIGAGAMVVSHANDSFFWVVTQFSNMSPEQGYKLQTLGTLVQGTIAGAAVWVISAVVL, encoded by the coding sequence ATGCTGCTCTTTCTTCTCCTCGCTGCCGCGATTGCTTTCATCATCTTCGCGACGGCACGACTCAAGCTTCACCCCTTTCTTGCCTTGCTGATCGCGGCGTTCGGCTTCGGAATCCTTTCCGGAATGCCCCTCGCCGACGTAGTCAAGTCAGTCAACGATGGATTCGGTGGAACCATCGGTTATATCGGCATCGTCATCCTTGCCGGCGCCATCATCGGCGCGTTCCTCGAGCAGTCCGGCGGCGCTTTCCGGCTGGCCGAAAGCGTCCTCAAGATCACGGGACGCAAGAACGTCCCCGGGGCGATGTCGATCATGGGATATATCGTATCCATCCCGGTGTTCTGCGATTCGGGGTTCATCTTGTTGTCGCCGTTGAACAAGGCACTGTGCCGGCGCGCCGGGATCAGCATCGCCGCGAGCGCGATCGCCCTGTCGCTCGGGCTCTATGCCACCCACACCATGGTGCCGCCGACCCCCGGGCCGATCGCCGCCGCCGGCATCATCAAGGCGGACATCGGGCTTGTCATCCTCTGGGGGATGTTCGTCGCCGCGATCGCCTGCATCGGCGGCTGGCTGTTCGCCGTCACCGTCGCCCGGCGCGTTGAGATTGCGCCCGACAAGCCCGGCGAGGCGCCGCCGCCGCTGCCGGCCATGGAGGACAGCCCCTCTGCGTTTACCTCGCTGATGCCGATCCTCATCCCCATTCTGCTGATCGTGCTGCGCTCGATTGCCGAATTTCCGACCAAGCCGCTCGGCGAAGGTGTGGTCTTGAAAGTGCTCGGCTTTGCCGGCCAGCCGGTGGTCGCGCTGCTGCTCGGTGTTGCTCTTGCCCTGCTGCTGCCGAAGAAGCTCGAACGGGCGATGCTCTCGGACAAGGGTTTGGTCGGCAAGGCGATCCTTGACGCCGCAATCATCATCATCATCACCGGCGCCGGCGGGGCGTTCGGCAAGGTGTTGCAGAATTCGGGCATCGCCGCCGTCGTCGGTAACACCCTGACCCATACGCCTCTCGGCGTTCTGTTGCCATTGGTCGTTGCAGCGGGAATCAAGACCGCTCAGGGCTCTTCGACGGTTGCGATCATCACCACGGCCGGCCTGATGGCGCCTTTGCTGACGCCGCTCGGCCTCGACGGCGAAACGGCGAAAGCGCTGGTCGTGGTTGCGATCGGCGCCGGAGCGATGGTGGTCTCGCACGCCAACGACAGCTTCTTCTGGGTCGTCACCCAGTTTTCCAACATGAGCCCGGAGCAGGGATACAAGCTGCAGACTCTGGGCACGCTGGTCCAGGGAACGATCGCCGGAGCGGCGGTCTGGGTCATTTCCGCCGTGGTGCTATAG
- the ada gene encoding bifunctional DNA-binding transcriptional regulator/O6-methylguanine-DNA methyltransferase Ada codes for MKADVTCAKTHDGPAEHDPRWAAVVSRDPSADGTFCYSVSTTGVYCRPSCAARRANPRNVRFHACPADAEAAGFRPCKRCTPDQPPLAARWAAVVANACRAIENAEEPVTLSGLADAAGLSPWHFHRVFKAMTGLTPRGYARAHRSRSVRNQLTGSNTVTEAIYQSGFGSNSRFYETSEAVLGMTPGAFRLGGDGEEIRFAVGDCSLGVVLVAGTAKGICAIFLGDDPDALLRDLRRRFSRARILAGDGDFQALVAAVIALVEAPGTGLSLPLDVRGTVFQQRVWETLRTIPCGSTASYTEIAQRLGTPKSARAVAQACAANPVAVAIPCHRVVRSDESLAGYRWGVERKCALLERESASASVSKGGRDGTGEGPGIEADLT; via the coding sequence ATGAAGGCCGACGTAACGTGCGCAAAGACACACGATGGGCCGGCGGAGCATGATCCGCGTTGGGCGGCGGTGGTTTCGCGCGATCCGTCGGCGGACGGTACGTTCTGCTATTCGGTCAGCACCACCGGGGTATATTGCCGCCCTTCGTGCGCCGCCCGCCGCGCCAACCCGAGGAACGTTCGCTTCCATGCGTGCCCGGCCGATGCCGAGGCGGCGGGCTTTCGTCCCTGCAAACGCTGCACGCCCGACCAGCCACCGTTGGCGGCGCGCTGGGCGGCGGTCGTCGCAAATGCGTGCCGGGCGATCGAAAACGCCGAGGAGCCGGTGACGCTGTCCGGCCTTGCGGACGCCGCCGGTCTCAGTCCCTGGCACTTTCATCGCGTCTTCAAGGCCATGACCGGCCTGACGCCGAGAGGCTATGCGCGGGCGCATCGCAGCCGATCGGTACGCAATCAACTGACAGGGAGCAACACCGTGACCGAGGCCATCTATCAGTCCGGGTTCGGCTCGAACAGCCGCTTCTATGAAACCTCCGAGGCGGTGCTGGGCATGACGCCTGGGGCATTCCGGCTGGGTGGCGACGGCGAGGAAATCCGCTTCGCCGTCGGCGATTGCTCGCTGGGTGTTGTTCTTGTTGCCGGCACCGCGAAGGGCATCTGCGCCATTTTTCTCGGCGACGACCCCGATGCCCTGCTGCGTGATCTGCGCCGCCGCTTTTCCCGGGCGCGTATCCTCGCCGGTGACGGCGACTTCCAGGCCCTCGTCGCTGCCGTGATCGCTCTCGTCGAGGCGCCCGGCACCGGCCTTAGTCTGCCTCTTGACGTACGTGGCACCGTTTTCCAGCAACGGGTGTGGGAGACTCTGCGGACCATTCCCTGCGGATCGACCGCGAGCTACACCGAGATCGCCCAACGCCTCGGAACACCCAAATCGGCGCGGGCGGTGGCGCAAGCCTGCGCGGCCAATCCCGTGGCGGTGGCGATTCCATGTCACCGGGTGGTCCGCAGCGACGAAAGCCTTGCAGGTTACCGGTGGGGCGTCGAGCGCAAGTGCGCCCTGCTCGAGCGCGAGAGCGCGTCGGCATCGGTGAGCAAGGGCGGGCGCGACGGGACGGGTGAAGGGCCGGGCATAGAGGCGGACCTGACATGA